A genomic stretch from Sphingomonas faeni includes:
- a CDS encoding DUF1192 domain-containing protein: MDLEDAPSRPDDLLDALVRQDLDPLSVDELDARITVLQGEIARCQLKKDRAVSHRAIADDLFRR; the protein is encoded by the coding sequence ATGGACCTGGAAGACGCCCCCTCCCGTCCCGACGATCTGCTTGACGCACTGGTGCGGCAGGACCTCGATCCTTTGTCGGTCGATGAGCTCGATGCGCGGATCACCGTGCTGCAGGGCGAGATCGCGCGCTGCCAGCTGAAGAAGGACCGCGCGGTCAGTCACCGCGCCATCGCCGACGACCTGTTCAGGCGGTGA
- a CDS encoding dienelactone hydrolase family protein, with protein sequence MCDEHTADDNEAYLAGVSRRQFGVMTGAMGLTMLLPAPANAAVIKGRDVAITTPDGKADAYFVAPATGKHPGVLIWPDIMGLRPAFRQMADRLAQSGYAVLVVNQFYRSTKAPFLKPGESYDQPAVRARIAPFREALTSEGTVRDAKAFTTFIDAQPQTDRKRGLASTGYCMGGPMVLRTAAAVPNRIRAGATFHGGGFVTDKPDSPHLLIPQMKGRYLIAIAANDDARSPTEKDTLRTAFAAAKLPAEIEVYAGTMHGWCPPDSKVYNAAQADKAWARMLALFDKALV encoded by the coding sequence ATGTGCGACGAGCATACCGCAGACGATAACGAAGCGTATCTGGCCGGCGTTTCGCGCCGCCAGTTCGGCGTGATGACCGGCGCGATGGGCCTGACGATGCTGCTGCCCGCCCCCGCGAACGCCGCCGTCATCAAGGGCCGCGACGTCGCGATCACCACGCCCGACGGCAAGGCCGACGCCTATTTCGTCGCGCCCGCCACCGGCAAGCATCCCGGCGTGCTGATCTGGCCCGACATCATGGGCCTCCGTCCCGCCTTCCGCCAGATGGCCGACCGCCTCGCGCAATCGGGCTATGCGGTGCTCGTCGTCAACCAGTTCTACCGCTCGACCAAGGCGCCGTTCCTGAAGCCCGGCGAATCCTACGACCAGCCCGCCGTCCGCGCCCGCATCGCACCCTTCCGCGAAGCGCTCACGTCCGAAGGCACGGTGCGTGATGCGAAGGCCTTCACCACCTTCATCGACGCGCAGCCGCAGACCGACCGCAAGCGTGGGCTGGCCAGCACCGGCTATTGCATGGGCGGCCCGATGGTCCTGCGCACCGCCGCAGCCGTCCCCAACCGGATCCGCGCCGGCGCGACCTTCCACGGCGGCGGCTTCGTTACCGACAAGCCCGACAGCCCGCATCTCCTGATCCCGCAGATGAAGGGCCGATACCTGATCGCGATCGCCGCCAACGACGATGCTCGCTCGCCCACCGAAAAGGACACGCTCCGCACCGCCTTCGCCGCGGCCAAACTGCCCGCCGAGATCGAGGTCTATGCCGGCACGATGCATGGCTGGTGCCCGCCCGACTCGAAGGTCTACAACGCAGCCCAGGCGGACAAGGCCTGGGCCCGCATGCTTGCGCTGTTCGACAAGGCGCTCGTGTAA
- a CDS encoding glutathione S-transferase family protein, translating into MTLTLYTNPMSRGRIARWMLEEVDAEYDTILLDYASTMKAEPFLSINPMGKVPTIVQNGQTVTECAAICAYLAEAFPDADLAPNSDERAAYYRWLFYAAGPLEAAITNRSLGVVPTDSQQRMIGYGSYDTAVDVLEKAVAAHDHIAGNRFTAADVYVGSQVIWGLQFGSLPDRPAFADYADRLKARPAYARAGALDDALIPVAA; encoded by the coding sequence ATGACGCTGACGCTATACACCAACCCGATGTCGCGAGGCCGTATCGCGCGGTGGATGCTCGAAGAGGTCGACGCCGAGTATGACACCATCCTCCTCGACTACGCCTCGACGATGAAGGCCGAGCCGTTCCTGTCGATCAACCCGATGGGCAAGGTCCCGACGATCGTCCAGAACGGCCAGACCGTCACCGAATGCGCCGCGATCTGCGCCTATCTGGCCGAGGCGTTCCCCGACGCCGATCTCGCACCGAACTCCGACGAACGCGCCGCCTATTACCGCTGGCTGTTCTACGCCGCCGGCCCGCTCGAGGCCGCAATCACCAACCGCTCGCTCGGCGTCGTGCCCACCGACAGCCAGCAGCGCATGATCGGCTATGGCAGCTACGACACCGCCGTCGACGTGCTGGAGAAAGCGGTCGCCGCGCATGACCACATCGCCGGAAATCGCTTCACCGCCGCCGACGTCTATGTTGGATCGCAGGTCATCTGGGGCCTGCAATTCGGCTCGCTCCCCGACCGCCCGGCGTTCGCCGACTATGCCGATAGGTTGAAGGCACGCCCAGCCTATGCGCGCGCCGGCGCACTGGACGATGCGCTGATCCCGGTCGCTGCGTAA
- a CDS encoding NAD(P)H-quinone oxidoreductase — MTTDTIPDVMKAIDPEQPGGPEVLVLVERPVPKPGQGEVLVKVAAAGVNRPEVMQRQGKYPPPPGAPSILGMEISGTIVAVGDDVGDEQIGQSVCALISGGAYAEYAVAPFGQCLPVPDALTMTEAAAMPETLFTVWTNLFERAYAMEGDTVLVHGGTSGIGTMAIGLCNVFGIDIIVTAGSKAKCEAALSLGATHAIDYKTEDFVERVKQITGGKGVAAVLDMVGGDYVPRNLQCLAEDGRHVSIAVQGGITATVPLFEIMRRRLTLTGSTLRPRDTAFKSLVADELARTVWPHVEAGKLKPVIDRVFAFADAPAAHTRMEAGDHVGKIVLTMG, encoded by the coding sequence ATGACAACCGATACCATACCCGACGTCATGAAGGCGATCGACCCCGAACAGCCGGGGGGACCCGAGGTGCTGGTGCTCGTCGAGCGCCCCGTACCAAAACCGGGGCAGGGGGAGGTTCTCGTCAAGGTCGCGGCGGCGGGCGTCAATCGTCCCGAGGTGATGCAGCGCCAAGGCAAATACCCGCCCCCGCCGGGTGCGCCGTCGATCCTTGGCATGGAGATTTCCGGCACGATCGTCGCGGTCGGCGACGACGTCGGCGACGAACAGATCGGCCAGTCCGTCTGCGCGCTGATCTCCGGCGGCGCGTATGCCGAGTACGCAGTCGCGCCGTTCGGCCAGTGCCTGCCCGTGCCCGATGCCCTCACGATGACCGAAGCGGCGGCGATGCCCGAGACGCTCTTCACCGTCTGGACCAACCTCTTCGAACGCGCTTACGCGATGGAGGGCGACACCGTCCTGGTTCACGGCGGCACCAGCGGCATCGGCACGATGGCGATCGGCCTGTGCAACGTCTTCGGCATCGACATCATCGTGACGGCCGGCTCGAAGGCCAAGTGCGAAGCGGCGCTAAGCCTCGGCGCCACCCACGCGATCGACTACAAGACCGAGGATTTCGTCGAGCGCGTGAAGCAGATCACCGGCGGCAAGGGCGTCGCCGCGGTGCTCGACATGGTCGGCGGCGACTACGTCCCCCGCAACCTGCAATGCCTCGCCGAAGACGGTCGTCACGTCTCGATCGCGGTCCAGGGCGGTATCACGGCGACGGTCCCGCTGTTCGAGATCATGCGCCGCCGCCTGACGCTGACCGGCTCGACGCTCCGCCCCCGCGACACCGCGTTCAAGTCGCTAGTGGCGGACGAACTGGCGCGCACCGTCTGGCCGCACGTCGAGGCCGGCAAGCTGAAACCGGTCATCGACCGCGTCTTCGCGTTCGCCGACGCCCCGGCCGCCCATACCCGCATGGAAGCCGGCGACCACGTCGGCAAGATCGTCCTGACGATGGGGTGA
- a CDS encoding MBL fold metallo-hydrolase, producing MATAPDTDFTPTSHKGLTYPFGGAEPQPGDVYEVAPGIDWVRLKIPGPLRHVNCWLLADTDGDALVDTGMNTVEARDAWKAIFTGPKANTRITKMIGTHFHPDHIGLAGWMCDHHAAPLIMTRAEWLTARMLAADARDSVPHEMLAFWRGAGWSLEQIDHATAKGWAGFRKIITPLPLSYTRIEDGDTLTIGARDWRVVTGSGHCPEHACLYDEAGGILIAGDQVLPRISPNVSLGVTEPNADPLGEWFASIAKLKTLPADLLVLPGHGDPFTGLHTRVDAMDREHRERLDELAIFLAEPRRAIDCFGRLFRRAIGPDVLGMATGEALAHLRRLEVEGRATRETHDGVWWWRGA from the coding sequence ATGGCAACCGCACCCGACACAGACTTCACGCCGACCAGCCACAAGGGCCTGACCTACCCTTTCGGCGGCGCAGAGCCCCAACCTGGTGACGTCTACGAGGTCGCCCCCGGGATAGACTGGGTCCGCCTGAAAATCCCCGGCCCCCTCCGCCACGTAAACTGCTGGCTACTCGCCGACACCGACGGCGACGCGCTGGTCGACACCGGCATGAACACCGTGGAGGCCCGCGACGCCTGGAAAGCCATCTTCACCGGTCCCAAAGCCAACACCCGCATCACCAAGATGATCGGCACTCACTTCCACCCCGACCATATCGGCCTCGCCGGCTGGATGTGCGACCACCATGCCGCCCCCCTGATCATGACCCGAGCCGAGTGGCTGACCGCACGCATGCTCGCCGCCGACGCCCGCGACTCCGTCCCGCACGAAATGCTCGCCTTCTGGCGCGGCGCAGGCTGGAGCCTGGAACAGATCGACCACGCCACCGCCAAGGGCTGGGCGGGGTTCCGCAAGATCATCACGCCGCTCCCGCTCAGCTACACCCGCATCGAAGACGGCGACACCCTCACCATCGGCGCGCGCGACTGGCGTGTCGTCACCGGCTCCGGCCACTGCCCCGAACACGCGTGCCTGTACGACGAAGCCGGCGGCATCCTCATCGCCGGCGATCAGGTCTTGCCCCGCATCAGCCCCAACGTCTCGCTAGGCGTCACCGAACCGAACGCCGACCCGCTGGGCGAATGGTTCGCCTCGATCGCCAAGCTCAAGACGCTGCCCGCCGACCTGCTCGTCCTCCCCGGCCACGGCGACCCGTTCACCGGCCTCCACACGCGAGTAGACGCGATGGACCGCGAACACCGCGAGCGACTCGACGAACTCGCCATCTTCCTCGCCGAACCCCGTCGCGCGATCGACTGTTTCGGTCGCCTGTTCCGCCGCGCGATCGGCCCCGACGTGCTCGGCATGGCAACCGGCGAAGCGCTCGCCCACCTCCGCCGCCTCGAAGTCGAAGGCCGAGCGACCCGCGAAACGCACGATGGCGTATGGTGGTGGCGCGGAGCCTGA
- a CDS encoding DUF1013 domain-containing protein, with the protein MAQPLMPHATAAWMVDNTALSFEQIADFCGLHILEIQAIADDTTSTKLTGRDPVRAHEVTQEEIDKGAADPDYQLKMIKGPEQVRRTKGPRYTPVSKRQDKPDGISWIIRNHPEITDGAISLLIGTTRTTIAAIRDRSHWNIANITPKDPVTLGLTSQRELDAAVAKAAKAAGMEAPTDTRLEGDREVLLQQLRAERTQAAADAQFVADGGVLPVKPLFDDPFKR; encoded by the coding sequence GTGGCCCAGCCGCTCATGCCCCACGCGACCGCCGCCTGGATGGTCGATAATACCGCGCTCAGTTTCGAGCAGATCGCGGACTTCTGCGGCCTGCACATCCTTGAGATCCAGGCGATCGCCGACGACACCACCTCGACCAAGCTCACCGGTCGCGATCCCGTCCGCGCGCACGAAGTCACGCAGGAAGAGATCGACAAGGGCGCCGCCGATCCCGATTACCAGCTGAAGATGATCAAGGGTCCCGAGCAGGTCCGCCGCACCAAGGGCCCGCGCTACACGCCGGTCTCGAAGCGCCAGGACAAGCCCGACGGCATCTCGTGGATCATCCGCAATCACCCCGAGATCACCGATGGTGCGATCTCACTGCTGATCGGCACCACCCGCACCACGATCGCCGCAATCCGCGACCGCAGCCACTGGAACATCGCCAACATCACCCCGAAGGACCCGGTCACGCTGGGTCTCACCTCGCAGCGCGAGTTGGACGCAGCAGTGGCGAAGGCTGCCAAGGCAGCCGGCATGGAAGCCCCCACCGACACCCGCCTCGAAGGCGACCGCGAAGTGCTCCTCCAGCAGCTCCGCGCCGAGCGCACCCAGGCGGCCGCGGACGCGCAGTTCGTGGCAGACGGCGGCGTCCTCCCCGTCAAGCCACTCTTCGACGACCCCTTCAAGCGCTGA
- a CDS encoding glycosyltransferase family 4 protein — MRIAIVTDAWSPQVNGVVRTLQSVQRELKSIGHEVLVVSPERFASMPCPTYPEIRLAFARSGAVGRMLASFGADAIHLATEGPVCLAARSWCLARALPFTSAYHTQFPDYIAARTGANPDWIWRYIRWFHRPAQSILVSTPSVAATLAAQGLHQVREWGRGVDFAQFGLDGARDPEMAALPGPIQLYVGRVAVEKNIEAFLSSTHPGTKVVVGEGPARAALARRFPDAVFLGQRSGLDLAAAYRTADVLVFPSRTDTFGLVMIEALACGTPVAAYPVTGPIDVLDDRVGAMHDDLDTAIATALTRDSVTCAAYAARYSWPASARQFLHALVPLEGKLLAA, encoded by the coding sequence ATGCGTATCGCGATCGTCACGGACGCCTGGAGCCCGCAAGTCAACGGCGTCGTCCGCACCCTCCAGTCGGTCCAGCGCGAACTCAAATCGATCGGCCACGAGGTCCTGGTCGTCTCCCCCGAACGCTTCGCCTCGATGCCATGCCCGACCTATCCCGAGATCCGCCTCGCCTTCGCGCGCTCCGGTGCAGTCGGCCGCATGCTGGCGAGCTTCGGCGCCGATGCGATCCACCTCGCCACCGAAGGGCCGGTCTGCCTCGCCGCCCGCTCGTGGTGCCTCGCCCGCGCGCTCCCGTTCACCAGCGCCTATCACACGCAGTTCCCCGACTATATCGCCGCCCGCACCGGTGCGAACCCCGACTGGATCTGGCGCTACATCCGCTGGTTCCACCGCCCCGCCCAGTCGATCCTCGTCTCCACGCCCTCAGTCGCGGCAACGCTTGCAGCACAAGGTCTGCACCAGGTCCGCGAATGGGGCAGGGGCGTCGACTTCGCCCAGTTCGGCCTCGACGGCGCCCGCGACCCCGAGATGGCGGCGCTCCCCGGTCCGATCCAGCTCTATGTCGGCCGTGTTGCGGTCGAGAAGAATATCGAGGCGTTCCTCTCCTCCACGCATCCCGGTACCAAGGTCGTGGTCGGCGAAGGCCCCGCCCGCGCCGCGCTCGCCCGCCGGTTCCCGGACGCGGTCTTCCTCGGCCAGCGCTCCGGCCTAGACCTCGCCGCAGCGTACCGCACCGCCGACGTCCTCGTCTTCCCCAGCCGCACGGACACCTTCGGCCTCGTCATGATCGAAGCCTTAGCCTGCGGAACCCCCGTCGCGGCCTACCCGGTAACCGGCCCGATCGACGTCCTCGACGACCGCGTCGGCGCGATGCACGATGACCTCGACACCGCGATCGCCACCGCGCTAACCCGCGACAGCGTCACCTGCGCCGCCTACGCCGCCCGCTACAGCTGGCCGGCCAGCGCGCGCCAGTTCCTCCACGCGCTCGTCCCCCTCGAAGGAAAGCTCCTGGCCGCCTGA
- a CDS encoding UDP-2,3-diacylglucosamine diphosphatase yields the protein MNAVTTFPPSSVLGADITDIADFIHSRPAAPEPIVERRQYRTIWISDVHLGTRGCNAGMLNDFLDHVDSETMYLVGDMIDGWRLKKKFYWPAAHNDVLWRLLKRAKRGTRVVYIPGNHDEVFRQYSGLDFGGISIRRKAIHETADGRRLLVLHGDEFDAITLAHRWVAHIGDAAYTMLMGLNRWVNGARRRMGMPYWSLSKHAKAKVKNAVAFISHFEEVVAHAAGVRGVEGVVCGHIHTAEMREIAGIAYYNDGDWVEGCTALVEHFDGRMELLHWADEIAARERDKVVTLAA from the coding sequence ATGAACGCCGTTACGACGTTTCCGCCATCTAGCGTCTTGGGCGCCGACATCACCGATATCGCCGACTTCATCCATTCCCGGCCCGCCGCGCCCGAGCCGATCGTCGAGCGCCGCCAATATCGCACGATCTGGATCTCCGACGTCCATCTCGGCACGCGCGGCTGCAACGCCGGGATGCTCAACGACTTCCTCGACCACGTCGACAGCGAGACGATGTACCTCGTCGGCGACATGATCGACGGCTGGCGGCTGAAGAAGAAATTCTACTGGCCCGCCGCGCACAACGACGTTCTGTGGCGGCTGCTCAAGCGCGCCAAGCGCGGCACGCGCGTCGTCTACATCCCCGGCAATCACGACGAAGTATTCCGCCAATATTCCGGGCTCGACTTCGGTGGCATCTCGATCCGGCGCAAGGCGATCCACGAAACCGCCGACGGCCGGCGCCTCCTCGTCCTCCACGGCGACGAATTCGATGCGATTACGCTAGCACACCGCTGGGTCGCGCATATCGGTGACGCCGCGTACACGATGTTGATGGGGCTGAACCGCTGGGTCAACGGCGCACGCCGCCGGATGGGCATGCCCTATTGGTCGCTGTCGAAGCACGCCAAGGCGAAGGTCAAGAACGCGGTCGCCTTCATCTCGCACTTCGAGGAAGTCGTCGCCCACGCCGCCGGCGTCCGCGGCGTCGAGGGCGTCGTCTGCGGCCACATCCACACCGCAGAAATGCGCGAGATCGCCGGGATCGCCTATTACAATGACGGCGACTGGGTCGAGGGCTGCACCGCGCTGGTCGAGCATTTCGATGGACGGATGGAGTTGCTCCACTGGGCCGACGAAATCGCCGCCCGCGAGCGCGATAAAGTCGTCACCCTAGCCGCCTGA
- a CDS encoding GGDEF domain-containing protein, with translation MRFGFRIIWLIGIIAMTLTMFWEAPAEAMTGRPLAVCITPSTPGLTAPALFRTPSRFDCATPQWHFGSGDYWVLSQILPTDLTGAPELHARTASVWQYRVTLYVLYADGAIRRTGFTSRTAGRHLRIGASLSLTLPPHAARPVRLLWHVEGAANLRGVVLGASLATPLEAAESEKWLSALYASFAGMAIALIVYNLALWGALRQSFQPVYCLLVLCLLGYAFSSSAALGQLFPWLDNNIRLRVNVFLLAVSASMVMIFARAFFERGVFEGWTRRASNVALATLATTSVAFMILAPWQIYWLDRLLTLSYLPLIAMVPPILYRAWRVRSNYLWMFALAWGVPIVFAGLRIAGALGLLAWSFWIDNSTMISMMLEALLSSLAIAYRIRLLSVERDEAREQEIAARLLADTEPLTGLLNRRAFLDRAIGRPGDQMLLIADVDHFKHVNETIGHDGGDEVLRVVARVLRNAVPLDALVARIGGEEFAILVDAATPVLAETILERLRSQRMPFDMAITASIGSCTGPLLREADWKALYRSADRALFAAKGAGRDRSRDAGMLPIAA, from the coding sequence ATGAGGTTCGGGTTTCGTATCATTTGGCTCATCGGCATTATTGCGATGACGCTGACGATGTTCTGGGAGGCGCCCGCCGAAGCCATGACCGGTCGGCCGCTGGCCGTGTGCATCACGCCGTCGACCCCCGGCCTTACCGCTCCCGCGCTGTTCAGGACCCCGTCGCGGTTCGACTGCGCGACACCACAGTGGCATTTCGGATCCGGAGATTACTGGGTACTGTCGCAGATCTTGCCGACGGACCTGACAGGCGCTCCCGAACTGCATGCGAGGACTGCCAGCGTCTGGCAGTATCGCGTGACGTTGTACGTGCTGTATGCGGACGGTGCGATTCGCCGCACCGGCTTCACCAGTCGTACCGCGGGCCGTCATCTGAGGATCGGCGCGTCCTTGTCGTTGACGCTGCCGCCGCACGCCGCGCGTCCGGTAAGATTGCTCTGGCATGTCGAGGGGGCGGCCAACCTGCGCGGCGTCGTGCTCGGGGCGTCGCTCGCGACACCGCTGGAGGCTGCGGAAAGCGAGAAATGGCTGTCGGCGCTCTATGCAAGCTTTGCCGGGATGGCGATCGCTCTGATCGTCTACAATCTGGCGTTGTGGGGTGCGCTGCGGCAGTCGTTCCAGCCGGTCTATTGCCTGCTCGTGCTGTGCCTGCTCGGCTATGCGTTCTCGTCTTCGGCGGCGCTTGGCCAACTGTTCCCGTGGCTCGACAACAATATACGCCTGCGCGTCAACGTCTTCTTGCTCGCCGTCTCTGCGAGCATGGTGATGATCTTCGCGCGCGCGTTCTTCGAGCGCGGCGTGTTCGAGGGGTGGACGCGCCGCGCAAGCAACGTGGCGCTTGCCACGCTTGCGACGACCAGCGTTGCCTTCATGATACTGGCGCCGTGGCAAATCTATTGGCTCGATCGCCTGCTGACGCTCAGCTATCTTCCGTTGATCGCGATGGTGCCGCCGATCCTGTATCGAGCCTGGCGGGTCCGCAGCAATTACCTGTGGATGTTCGCGCTGGCATGGGGCGTCCCGATCGTGTTCGCGGGCCTGCGGATCGCCGGTGCGCTTGGCCTGCTGGCCTGGAGCTTCTGGATCGACAATTCGACGATGATCTCGATGATGCTGGAGGCGCTGCTCTCCAGTCTCGCGATCGCGTACCGGATCCGTTTGCTGAGCGTCGAGCGCGACGAGGCGCGCGAACAGGAGATCGCCGCGCGGTTGCTCGCGGATACCGAGCCGCTGACCGGGCTGCTCAATCGCCGCGCGTTCCTGGACCGGGCGATCGGACGGCCGGGCGACCAGATGCTGCTGATCGCGGACGTCGATCATTTCAAGCACGTCAACGAGACGATCGGACATGACGGCGGCGACGAGGTGCTGAGGGTCGTCGCGCGGGTCCTGCGCAATGCGGTCCCGCTCGATGCGCTGGTGGCACGGATCGGTGGCGAGGAGTTTGCGATCCTGGTGGATGCGGCGACGCCGGTCCTGGCCGAGACGATCCTCGAACGGTTGCGGAGCCAGCGGATGCCGTTCGACATGGCGATAACCGCGAGCATCGGCAGTTGTACCGGGCCATTGTTACGCGAGGCGGACTGGAAGGCGCTGTATCGCAGCGCCGACCGGGCGTTGTTCGCGGCGAAGGGCGCCGGACGCGATCGGTCGCGCGATGCCGGGATGCTGCCGATCGCGGCTTGA